In the genome of Physeter macrocephalus isolate SW-GA unplaced genomic scaffold, ASM283717v5 random_207, whole genome shotgun sequence, one region contains:
- the FBXL12 gene encoding F-box/LRR-repeat protein 12 isoform X2 — protein MQFLFNFIYLFLVALGLRCRCGERGVLFVAMRPKVMWHLLRRYMASRLHSLRMGGYLFSGSQAPQLSPALMRALGQKCPNLKRLCLHVANLSMVPITSLPCTLRTLELHSCEISMAWLLKEQDPTVLPLLECIVLDRVPAFRDEHLQGLTRFRALRSLVLGGTYRVTETGLDMGLQELSYLQRLEVLGCTLSADSTLLAISRHLRDVRKIRLTVRGLSAPGLSVLEGMPALESLCLLGPLITPEMPSPHEILSSCLTMPKLRVLELQGLGWEGQEAERILSKGLPHCMVIVRACPKESMDWWM, from the exons Atgcaatttctttttaattttatttatttatttttggttgcgttgggtcttcgttgccgttgtggagagcggggtgtactctttgttgcg ATGCGGCCTAAAGTCATGTGGCACCTCCTTCGCCGGTACATGGCATCCCGGCTCCATTCCCTGCGGATGGGCGGCTACCTGTTCTCGGGCTCCCAGGCTCCCCAGCTGTCCCCCGCCCTGATGAGGGCCCTGGGCCAGAAGTGCCCCAACCTCAAGCGCCTCTGCCTGCACGTGGCCAACCTGAGCATGGTGCCCATCACCAGCCTCCCCTGCACCCTGAGGACCCTGGAGCTGCACAGCTGTGAGATCTCCATGGCCTGGCTCCTCAAAGAGCAGGACCCCACCGTGCTGCCCCTGCTCGAGTGCATCGTGCTGGACCGTGTCCCCGCATTCCGCGACGAGCACCTGCAGGGCCTGACGCGCTTCCGTGCGCTGCGCTCGCTGGTGCTGGGCGGCACCTACCGGGTGACCGAGACCGGGCTGGATATGGGCCTGCAGGAGCTGAGCTACCTGCAGAGGCTGGAGGTGCTGGGCTGCACCCTCTCGGCCGACAGCACCCTCCTGGCCATCAGCCGCCACCTCCGAGATGTGCGGAAGATCCGGCTGACCGTGCGGGGCCTCTCGGCCCCTGGCCTGTCAGTCCTGGAGGGCATGCCGGCCCTGGAGAGTCTGTGCCTGCTGGGGCCGCTCATCACCCCAGAAATGCCTTCCCCGCATGAAAtcctctcctcctgcctcaccATGCCCAAGCTCAGGGTCCTTGAGctgcaggggctgggctgggagggtcAGGAGGCGGAGAGGATCCTGTCTAAGGGGCTACCCCACTGTATGGTCATTGTCAGGGCCTGCCCCAAAGAGTCCATGGACTGGTGGATGTGA
- the FBXL12 gene encoding F-box/LRR-repeat protein 12 isoform X3 produces MRPKVMWHLLRRYMASRLHSLRMGGYLFSGSQAPQLSPALMRALGQKCPNLKRLCLHVANLSMVPITSLPCTLRTLELHSCEISMAWLLKEQDPTVLPLLECIVLDRVPAFRDEHLQGLTRFRALRSLVLGGTYRVTETGLDMGLQELSYLQRLEVLGCTLSADSTLLAISRHLRDVRKIRLTVRGLSAPGLSVLEGMPALESLCLLGPLITPEMPSPHEILSSCLTMPKLRVLELQGLGWEGQEAERILSKGLPHCMVIVRACPKESMDWWM; encoded by the coding sequence ATGCGGCCTAAAGTCATGTGGCACCTCCTTCGCCGGTACATGGCATCCCGGCTCCATTCCCTGCGGATGGGCGGCTACCTGTTCTCGGGCTCCCAGGCTCCCCAGCTGTCCCCCGCCCTGATGAGGGCCCTGGGCCAGAAGTGCCCCAACCTCAAGCGCCTCTGCCTGCACGTGGCCAACCTGAGCATGGTGCCCATCACCAGCCTCCCCTGCACCCTGAGGACCCTGGAGCTGCACAGCTGTGAGATCTCCATGGCCTGGCTCCTCAAAGAGCAGGACCCCACCGTGCTGCCCCTGCTCGAGTGCATCGTGCTGGACCGTGTCCCCGCATTCCGCGACGAGCACCTGCAGGGCCTGACGCGCTTCCGTGCGCTGCGCTCGCTGGTGCTGGGCGGCACCTACCGGGTGACCGAGACCGGGCTGGATATGGGCCTGCAGGAGCTGAGCTACCTGCAGAGGCTGGAGGTGCTGGGCTGCACCCTCTCGGCCGACAGCACCCTCCTGGCCATCAGCCGCCACCTCCGAGATGTGCGGAAGATCCGGCTGACCGTGCGGGGCCTCTCGGCCCCTGGCCTGTCAGTCCTGGAGGGCATGCCGGCCCTGGAGAGTCTGTGCCTGCTGGGGCCGCTCATCACCCCAGAAATGCCTTCCCCGCATGAAAtcctctcctcctgcctcaccATGCCCAAGCTCAGGGTCCTTGAGctgcaggggctgggctgggagggtcAGGAGGCGGAGAGGATCCTGTCTAAGGGGCTACCCCACTGTATGGTCATTGTCAGGGCCTGCCCCAAAGAGTCCATGGACTGGTGGATGTGA